The Paenibacillus mucilaginosus 3016 genome includes the window GCAGCTTCGCCGCCCGCTGGTAGAGCGCCTCCGTCGAGATGCCGATGCCCGGGGCAACGGCTCCGCCCACGTACTGCCCCTGCTCGTCGATATAATCGAAGGTCGTGGCCGTTCCGAAGTCCACCACGATACAGGGAGTGCCATACAGCTCGATGGCCGCCACGGCATTAACGATCCGGTCTGCGCCGACCTCGCGCGGGTTCTCATACCGGATGTTGAGCCCGGTCTTGATCCCGGGTCCCACGACGAGCGGCGTTTTCTTTACGTATTTTAAACATAATTGTTCCAGCACAAACATCAGCGGCGGCACGACCGAAGAGATGATGACCCCTTCGATCTGCTGCAGCGAAATCCCCGCATGCTGGAACAGATTGTACAAAATGATGCCGTACTCATCGGCTGTCGCCGAGCGGTTCGTGGAAATCCGCCAGTCATGGCGAAGCTGCTTTCCTTCGTAGATGCCCAGTACGATATTCGTATTCCCCACATCGACCACAAGTATCATGGACGCGCCTCCTTCTGCTCATTGAGATCCAGAGAGATGTCCAGCGCCTGTACGGAATAAGTGAGCCGGCCTACGGAGATCACGTCCACACCTGTCTCGGCAATGCCGCGCAACGTATCGAGCGTCACGCTTCCCGAGGCTTCTATCATGATATGCGGCGCCTCCTGTTTCATTCGCTGAACAGCCTGCTTCATCTGCTCCGTGCTCATGTTATCCAGCATGACGATATCCGGACGGGCCCCGAGTGCCTCTTCAAGCTGCTCAAAATTCTCGACTTCCACTTCAATCTTCATGGTGTGCGGGATTTGGGCACGCGCAGCCTGGATCGCCTTCGCAATGCCACCCGCCCCCTTGATATGATTGTCCTTGATCATTACGGCATCATACAAGCCGAAGCGGTGATTATATCCGCCGCCCACCCGGACCGCATACTTCTCCAGCATCCGGTGCCCCGGTGTCGTCTTGCGGGTATCCACCAGTCTGGTAGGCAGCCCCTCCAGCCTGTCCACATACTGGCGGGTACGCGTCGCAATGCCCGACATCCGCTGCAGCAGATTCAGCGCCAGACGCTCCCCCAGCAGGATACTGCGCGTACTGCCGGTTACCTCGGCCAGAACCGTACCGTATTCGACCTGCTGGCCTTCGGCCGCTTTGGCTTCAAAGCGCAGCGAAGGGTCAACCATAGCGAAAACCGCCTGGGCTACCGGAAGGCCCGCCACAATGCCGGCATCCTTCACATGAATAATCCCTTTAGCCGTTGAATCGGCGGAGATGGTGGTCATCGTCGTGACGTCGCCCATCCCGATGTCTTCCTCCAGCCACAGCCGGAGGCTCTGCTCCAGCTGGGAACCCGTCAGCTCATACATCGTCATTCCGTCCTTCCGTTATACCGTTCACCCGGTTGAACACCGTGTGCTTGCGCCAGACGAGATCGTCTCGTTCCGGGAAATCTTCCCGGTAGTGTCCCCCGCGGCTTTCCTCTCTAATCAGAGCCGCCTGAGTCGTAAGCAGAGAGCAGATGAGCAGATTGGCGAACTCGAACTCCTGTCGCTTGGAGAGGCAGCTGTCGAAGAGAGATACATGGCGTTTCAGCTCGTCATACCCCTTCTGCAGCCCTTTGGCACTGCGCTTGAGACCCGCATAGCGGACCATCAGCTTCTGCAGCTTCAATCTCTTCTCGACGACAGGCTGGATTGGGCTGCCCGTTGCACGCTCCGTCTCCCTTACGTCCGGAAGCACTTCGCTGCGGGGCATGTCCAGAATCCGCTCTACGATCCGGCGCCCGAATACGATGGCCTCCGAAAGCGAATTGCTCGCCAGCCGGTTCGCGCCATGAACCCCTGTGGAAGATACTTCTCCGCAGGCAAAGAGGCGCTTCACGTTCGTCTCCCCATAGAGATCCGTCTCCACCCCGCCCATCATATAATGAGCGGCAGGAGCCACCGGAATCCAGTCCGAGGACAAGTCGAGACCATGGCTCAGGCAAACTTCGTAAATGGTAGGGAAGCGGTTCTTCACCGTTTCTTCCGATTCATGCGTAAAGTCGATATACACAAACGTCGATTTGGTTGCTTCCATCTCGCTGACAATGGCCCGGGCCACGATATCCCGCGGTGCCAGCTCCAGCTGCGGATGGTAGCGTTCCATGAAGCGCTCTCCATTGATATTGCGGAGCACCGCACCCTCGCCGCGGACGGCTTCCGAGATCAGGAAGCGCGGCGCCCCCGGGTAACATAAGGCCGTCGGATGAAACTGCACGAATTCGACGTCACGAATATTGGCTCCGGCACGGTAAGCAATGGCAATCCCGTCCCCCGTGGCGATGTCCGGATTCGTTGTGTAACGGTACAGCTGTCCCGCACCACCTGTGCACAGCACTGTAGCGTTCGCTCGGACAAAGACGCGCTGGCCGTCCGGCTTCTGCACCAGAGCACCGAAGCATTCATTGCCTTCGGTGATCAGATCAATGACAAAATGATCATCCCAGACTTCAATGTTCGGGTCCCCTTTGGCTTTCTCCGAGAGTGCCCGAACAATCTCCGCGCCGGTCGCATCCCCCTGTGCATGAAGAATACGCCGCTGACTGTGCGCTCCCTCCTGGGTTAACGCATAGCGGCCGTCCTCCATATCGAATTCGGTGCCCATGCGGATCAGGTCCTTGACCCCGCTCGGTCCTTCATGCACCAATACGTCAACAGCCGCCGAAGAGCACAGACCCGCCCCCGCGATCAGCGTGTCCTGGCGGTGATAGGCAGGCGAATCCTCATCGGAGATGACCGCCGCTATCCCCCCTTGGGCATAGCGCGTATTGCTGTCGAGCAGCGATTTCTTCGTGACCATGAGCACCCGCTTGGTCTCCGCCGCCTTCAGCGCGGTAAAAAGACCGGCGATGCCGGCGCCGATCACAATGACATCCGTATGTACATGCGGAAGGTCCCGCACGTCGAAATTCACCAAATAACGAGGTATCATGAGCACGGCTCCCACCTGTCTATTCGAGTTCCTGTTTTGAGATAAACAAATTCAAGAAAAGCAGCGCATGCTACTTGACCTGCAGCATGCGCTCCAAGGATGCTCTGGCCTGATCAGCAACATGCGGCGGCACATAGATCTGCGGCTGATTGGTTTCCAGGCACTTCACTACTTTTTTGAGATTATTGACTTTCATGTTCGGGCAGACAAGGAACTTCGTAGCAAAGTGGAACGTCTTGTCAGGGCTGTCCAGCCGCAGCTGATACCCGGTTCCGTCTTCCGTCCCTACGATAAATTCCTGGCAGTCGGATTCCTTACAGTACTTGATGATGGCGGTTGTACTTCCTACAAAGTCTCCCATCTTAACAACCTCTGGACGGCATTCCGGATGAACGACGAACTGGGCGTTCGGATGCAGCCGCTTCATCTCCTCGACATCCTTCACCGTCAGCATATCGTGGGTATTGCAGTACCCTTCCCAGATGATCATCTTCTTGTCGGTAAACTTCGATACGTAATCTCCGAGATTCTTGTCCGGTACCCAGATAATCTCGTCGGAATCCACGGAATTGATCACCTTGATGGCGTTGGCCGAAGTACAGCAAATATCCGTCTCCGACTTGACCTCGGCGGACGTGTTGATATAAG containing:
- a CDS encoding type III pantothenate kinase, which produces MILVVDVGNTNIVLGIYEGKQLRHDWRISTNRSATADEYGIILYNLFQHAGISLQQIEGVIISSVVPPLMFVLEQLCLKYVKKTPLVVGPGIKTGLNIRYENPREVGADRIVNAVAAIELYGTPCIVVDFGTATTFDYIDEQGQYVGGAVAPGIGISTEALYQRAAKLPRIELVKPKSVVGRNTVASMQAGIIYGFAGQVDGIVDRIKQEFSVEPSVIATGGLAELISGESRTIQTVNPLLTLQGLQIIYERNKN
- the nadC gene encoding carboxylating nicotinate-nucleotide diphosphorylase, whose protein sequence is MYELTGSQLEQSLRLWLEEDIGMGDVTTMTTISADSTAKGIIHVKDAGIVAGLPVAQAVFAMVDPSLRFEAKAAEGQQVEYGTVLAEVTGSTRSILLGERLALNLLQRMSGIATRTRQYVDRLEGLPTRLVDTRKTTPGHRMLEKYAVRVGGGYNHRFGLYDAVMIKDNHIKGAGGIAKAIQAARAQIPHTMKIEVEVENFEQLEEALGARPDIVMLDNMSTEQMKQAVQRMKQEAPHIMIEASGSVTLDTLRGIAETGVDVISVGRLTYSVQALDISLDLNEQKEARP
- the nadB gene encoding L-aspartate oxidase, with the translated sequence MIPRYLVNFDVRDLPHVHTDVIVIGAGIAGLFTALKAAETKRVLMVTKKSLLDSNTRYAQGGIAAVISDEDSPAYHRQDTLIAGAGLCSSAAVDVLVHEGPSGVKDLIRMGTEFDMEDGRYALTQEGAHSQRRILHAQGDATGAEIVRALSEKAKGDPNIEVWDDHFVIDLITEGNECFGALVQKPDGQRVFVRANATVLCTGGAGQLYRYTTNPDIATGDGIAIAYRAGANIRDVEFVQFHPTALCYPGAPRFLISEAVRGEGAVLRNINGERFMERYHPQLELAPRDIVARAIVSEMEATKSTFVYIDFTHESEETVKNRFPTIYEVCLSHGLDLSSDWIPVAPAAHYMMGGVETDLYGETNVKRLFACGEVSSTGVHGANRLASNSLSEAIVFGRRIVERILDMPRSEVLPDVRETERATGSPIQPVVEKRLKLQKLMVRYAGLKRSAKGLQKGYDELKRHVSLFDSCLSKRQEFEFANLLICSLLTTQAALIREESRGGHYREDFPERDDLVWRKHTVFNRVNGITEGRNDDV
- the nadA gene encoding quinolinate synthase NadA, translated to MEALALERKAEQQRELKERIAQLKKERNAIILAHYYQRDEIQEVADFRGDSFLLAQKAASTDAEVIVFCGVHFMGESAKILAPNKTVLIPDERAGCPMADMVNVDGLRALKRQHPNAKVVAYINTSAEVKSETDICCTSANAIKVINSVDSDEIIWVPDKNLGDYVSKFTDKKMIIWEGYCNTHDMLTVKDVEEMKRLHPNAQFVVHPECRPEVVKMGDFVGSTTAIIKYCKESDCQEFIVGTEDGTGYQLRLDSPDKTFHFATKFLVCPNMKVNNLKKVVKCLETNQPQIYVPPHVADQARASLERMLQVK